One stretch of Bosea vaviloviae DNA includes these proteins:
- a CDS encoding DUF3303 domain-containing protein, translated as MLFMVIEHFDQARVKEIYARFHERGRLAPEGLTYVDSWISADFARCFQIMACDDVTLLQEWVLEWADLARFEIVPLASSKDTAAAVKKHL; from the coding sequence ATGCTCTTCATGGTGATCGAGCATTTCGACCAGGCGCGGGTGAAAGAGATCTATGCCCGCTTTCACGAGCGCGGCCGCTTAGCGCCCGAAGGCCTGACCTATGTCGACAGCTGGATCTCGGCCGACTTCGCCCGTTGCTTCCAGATCATGGCATGCGACGACGTCACGCTGCTGCAGGAATGGGTGCTGGAATGGGCCGATCTCGCCCGCTTCGAGATCGTGCCGCTGGCCTCGTCCAAGGACACCGCAGCGGCGGTGAAGAAGCATTTATAG
- the fabI gene encoding enoyl-ACP reductase FabI, with protein MLPLMHNKRGLVMGVANQNSIAWGIARSLHAHGAQMAFTYQGDALGKRVKPLADSIGSKLVLPCDVEDIATVDATFAALDEAWGGDPERNTLDFVVHAIGFSDKNELKGLYADTSRENFSRTMVISCFSFTEVAKRAAQRMPKGGSMITLTYGGSTRVMPNYNVMGVAKAALEASMRYLAADYGPKGIRVNALSPGPVRTLAGAGISDARAMYSWQRANSPLRKSVSLEEIGGSALYYLSDLSGGVTGDIHHVDAGYNITSMPVLDGLRAADSAAGE; from the coding sequence ATGCTCCCCCTCATGCACAACAAGCGCGGCCTCGTCATGGGTGTCGCCAACCAGAACTCGATCGCCTGGGGCATCGCGCGCAGCTTGCACGCGCATGGCGCGCAGATGGCCTTCACCTATCAGGGCGATGCGCTCGGCAAGCGGGTCAAGCCGCTGGCGGACAGCATCGGCTCGAAGCTCGTCCTGCCCTGCGATGTCGAGGACATCGCCACGGTCGATGCGACCTTCGCCGCACTCGATGAAGCCTGGGGCGGCGATCCGGAGCGCAACACGCTGGACTTCGTCGTCCATGCCATCGGCTTCTCCGACAAGAACGAATTGAAGGGGCTTTATGCCGATACCAGCCGCGAGAATTTCTCGCGCACCATGGTGATCTCCTGCTTCTCCTTCACCGAGGTCGCCAAGCGCGCGGCGCAGCGCATGCCCAAGGGCGGCAGCATGATCACGCTGACCTATGGCGGCTCGACCCGGGTGATGCCGAACTACAATGTCATGGGCGTCGCCAAGGCCGCGCTGGAGGCCAGCATGCGCTATCTCGCGGCCGATTACGGGCCCAAGGGCATCCGCGTGAACGCGCTCTCGCCCGGGCCGGTGCGGACGCTGGCCGGCGCCGGCATTTCGGATGCACGCGCCATGTATTCCTGGCAGCGCGCCAACTCGCCTTTGCGCAAGTCGGTTTCGCTGGAGGAGATCGGCGGCTCGGCGCTATATTACCTTTCGGATCTCTCCGGCGGTGTGACCGGCGACATCCACCATGTCGATGCCGGCTACAACATCACCTCGATGCCGGTGCTGGACGGCCTGCGCGCTGCCGATAGCGCAGCGGGCGAGTAG
- a CDS encoding DUF2188 domain-containing protein, whose amino-acid sequence MVTVRYEVVEHDGGWAYKVGDALSETFRTHDAALKAATSAAARQTLAGTTDGIVYQDKDGAWHEELADGKDRPLTRVIDQK is encoded by the coding sequence ATGGTCACGGTCAGATATGAAGTTGTCGAGCATGATGGCGGCTGGGCCTACAAGGTCGGCGACGCCTTGTCCGAGACGTTTCGCACGCATGATGCCGCTCTCAAGGCCGCGACGAGCGCGGCGGCGCGGCAGACCCTGGCCGGCACGACCGACGGCATCGTCTATCAGGACAAGGACGGCGCCTGGCACGAGGAACTCGCCGACGGGAAGGACAGGCCCTTGACCAGGGTCATCGACCAGAAATAG
- a CDS encoding argininosuccinate synthase, with protein sequence MSDKSVKKVVLAYSGGLDTSIILKWLQTTYSCEVVTFTADLGQGEELGPARDKALLLGIKPENIFIEDLREEFVRDYVFPMFRANAAYEGVYLLGTSIARPLIAKKLIEIAEKLGADAVSHGATGKGNDQVRFELTAYALKPDVVVIAPWREWDMRSREQLIAFAEQHQIPIAKDKRGEAPFSVDANLLHASSEGKVLEDPAQEVPDYVYSRTISPEDAPDKPTVISIEFEKGDAVGIDGEKLSPATLLARLNDLGRDNGIGRLDLVENRFVGMKSRGMYETPGGTILAVAHRAIESITLDRGAAHLKDQIMPQYAELIYNGFWFSPEREMLQALIDKSQEFVAGSVRLKLYKGGVHVIGRSSPYSLYDQDLVTFEEGAVAYDHRDAAGFIKLNALRLRTLGQRKKKLGL encoded by the coding sequence ATGTCCGATAAAAGCGTGAAGAAGGTCGTTCTCGCCTATTCCGGCGGCCTTGACACCTCGATCATCCTGAAATGGCTGCAGACCACGTACTCGTGCGAGGTCGTGACCTTCACCGCCGATCTCGGCCAGGGCGAGGAACTGGGACCGGCGCGCGACAAAGCGCTGCTGCTCGGCATCAAGCCCGAGAACATCTTCATCGAGGATCTGCGCGAGGAATTCGTGCGCGACTACGTCTTCCCGATGTTCCGCGCCAATGCCGCCTATGAGGGCGTCTATCTGCTGGGAACCTCGATCGCGCGCCCGCTGATCGCCAAGAAGCTGATCGAGATCGCCGAGAAGCTCGGCGCCGACGCGGTCTCCCATGGCGCGACCGGCAAGGGCAACGACCAGGTCCGCTTCGAATTGACCGCCTATGCGCTCAAGCCCGACGTCGTGGTGATCGCGCCCTGGCGCGAATGGGACATGCGCTCGCGCGAGCAGCTCATCGCCTTCGCCGAGCAGCACCAGATTCCGATCGCCAAGGACAAGCGCGGCGAGGCGCCGTTCTCGGTCGACGCCAACCTGCTGCACGCCTCCTCGGAAGGAAAAGTGCTGGAGGACCCGGCACAGGAAGTGCCGGACTACGTCTATTCCCGCACGATCTCGCCGGAGGACGCGCCGGACAAGCCGACCGTGATCTCGATCGAGTTCGAGAAGGGCGATGCCGTCGGCATCGACGGCGAGAAGCTCTCGCCCGCGACGCTGCTCGCCAGGCTCAACGATCTCGGCCGCGACAACGGCATCGGCCGGCTCGACCTGGTCGAGAACCGCTTCGTCGGCATGAAATCGCGCGGCATGTACGAGACGCCCGGCGGCACGATCCTGGCCGTCGCGCATCGCGCCATCGAATCGATCACGCTCGATCGCGGCGCGGCTCATCTCAAGGACCAGATCATGCCGCAATATGCGGAGCTGATCTATAATGGCTTCTGGTTCTCGCCGGAGCGCGAGATGCTGCAGGCGCTGATCGACAAGAGCCAGGAATTCGTTGCCGGCTCGGTGCGCCTCAAGCTCTATAAGGGCGGCGTGCATGTGATCGGCCGCTCCAGCCCCTATTCGCTCTACGACCAGGATCTCGTCACCTTCGAGGAAGGCGCCGTCGCCTATGACCACCGCGACGCGGCGGGCTTCATCAAGCTGAACGCACTGCGGCTGCGCACGCTCGGCCAGCGCAAGAAGAAGCTGGGGCTGTAA
- a CDS encoding 2-hydroxychromene-2-carboxylate isomerase: MPKRPVLDFWYEFASTYSCLSALRIEALAEEAGVALRWRPFLLGPIFAAQGWTTSPFNLFPNKGRYMWRDMARRGGRSGLSFVRPETFPQNSLIAARLALAGREAGWMPAFSKALFRAQFCEGRNIAEEAVLNAALKAAGADPGVAYAASRSEEVKGRLKAETEYAKSIGIFGAPTFVTEDGELFWGDDRLEEALDWAKDGC, from the coding sequence ATGCCGAAGCGTCCTGTTCTGGACTTCTGGTACGAGTTTGCATCGACCTATTCCTGCTTGAGTGCGTTGCGGATCGAGGCTCTGGCGGAGGAGGCCGGCGTGGCATTGCGCTGGCGCCCCTTTCTGCTCGGGCCGATCTTCGCTGCGCAAGGCTGGACGACGTCACCGTTCAATCTGTTCCCCAATAAGGGCCGCTATATGTGGCGCGACATGGCGCGTCGCGGCGGCCGCAGCGGGCTCAGCTTCGTGCGGCCCGAGACCTTCCCGCAGAATTCGCTGATCGCTGCCCGTCTCGCGCTGGCCGGTCGCGAAGCCGGCTGGATGCCGGCCTTCTCGAAAGCGTTGTTCCGGGCGCAGTTCTGCGAGGGCCGGAACATTGCCGAAGAGGCCGTGCTCAACGCGGCGCTCAAGGCGGCGGGGGCCGATCCCGGCGTCGCCTACGCGGCCTCCCGCAGCGAGGAGGTCAAGGGCCGCCTCAAGGCCGAGACTGAATACGCCAAGTCGATCGGCATTTTCGGGGCGCCGACCTTCGTCACCGAGGATGGGGAACTGTTCTGGGGCGACGACCGGCTCGAGGAAGCGCTCGACTGGGCCAAGGATGGGTGCTGA
- a CDS encoding M48 family metallopeptidase, whose product MVGQAFGLYTHQRNNRIRSGFLLVGLFLLVYLTCWGLILVGYGYGGVPRGRSPFSEATRLFWSWWPFITIATAAWIFIGFRINVGLIGAAAGATEVSREDNPKLYRMLENLCISRGLTMPKLAIVESEALNAFASGVNDKQFTVTVTRGLLDQLDDAEVEAVLAHELTHIRNGDVKLMVIAVVIAGVISFVGEIIFRNLGRVRISSDDTKKGNFVAILIGFAVIAVSWLLAVLIRLSLSRAREYLADAGAVELTKNPDAMISALLKIAGRADIDGVPSGVMDMCFENDPDDFADLFSTHPSITKRVQALVETAGGRVPMMPPQPPKLADRQTLPTMVEESAARGPWARPPQG is encoded by the coding sequence ATGGTCGGCCAAGCCTTCGGGCTCTACACACATCAGCGCAACAACCGGATCCGCTCCGGTTTCCTGCTCGTTGGGCTGTTCCTGCTGGTCTACCTGACCTGCTGGGGCCTGATCCTGGTCGGCTATGGCTATGGCGGCGTGCCGCGCGGGCGCAGCCCCTTCAGCGAGGCGACGCGACTGTTCTGGTCGTGGTGGCCCTTCATCACGATCGCCACCGCGGCCTGGATCTTCATCGGCTTCCGCATCAATGTCGGGCTGATCGGCGCTGCGGCTGGCGCGACCGAGGTGTCGCGGGAGGACAACCCCAAGCTCTACCGGATGCTGGAGAATCTCTGCATCTCGCGCGGCCTGACCATGCCCAAGCTCGCCATCGTCGAGAGCGAGGCGCTCAACGCCTTCGCCAGCGGCGTCAACGACAAGCAATTCACGGTCACGGTGACGCGCGGCCTGCTCGACCAGCTCGACGATGCCGAGGTCGAGGCGGTGCTCGCCCATGAGCTCACCCATATCCGCAATGGCGACGTCAAGCTGATGGTGATCGCGGTGGTCATCGCCGGCGTGATCTCCTTCGTGGGCGAAATCATCTTCCGCAATCTCGGGCGCGTGCGGATTTCTTCCGACGATACCAAGAAGGGTAATTTCGTCGCGATCCTGATCGGTTTCGCGGTGATCGCGGTTTCCTGGCTGCTCGCCGTGCTGATCCGGCTCTCTTTGTCGCGGGCGCGCGAATATCTGGCGGATGCGGGCGCGGTCGAATTGACCAAGAACCCGGATGCGATGATCTCGGCGCTGCTCAAGATCGCCGGCCGTGCCGATATCGACGGCGTGCCGTCAGGCGTGATGGATATGTGCTTCGAGAACGATCCCGACGATTTCGCCGATCTGTTCTCGACCCACCCCTCCATCACCAAGCGCGTGCAGGCGCTGGTGGAGACCGCCGGTGGGCGCGTGCCGATGATGCCGCCGCAGCCGCCCAAGCTGGCGGACCGGCAGACCCTGCCGACCATGGTCGAGGAATCCGCCGCACGTGGTCCCTGGGCGCGGCCGCCGCAGGGCTGA
- a CDS encoding LemA family protein yields the protein MGWVILGLLAAVVVYLIITYNGLVAMRQRVGQAFADIDVQLKQRHDLIPNLIETVKGYAAHERGTLDAVIAARNAAQGATGVHAQAAAEQQLSGAVGRLLALGEAYPDLKASANFQQLQVDLGNVEDKLAAARRFFNNAVGEFNAAIQAFPAVLFAPQMGFTPREFFDVGEAARTQLDAPPTVKF from the coding sequence ATGGGCTGGGTCATTCTGGGGCTGCTCGCAGCCGTCGTCGTCTACCTGATCATCACCTATAACGGCCTTGTCGCGATGCGGCAGCGCGTCGGCCAGGCTTTCGCCGATATCGACGTGCAGCTGAAGCAGCGGCACGATCTGATCCCGAACCTGATCGAGACGGTGAAGGGCTATGCCGCCCATGAGCGCGGCACGCTCGATGCGGTGATCGCGGCGCGCAACGCGGCCCAGGGCGCGACCGGCGTGCATGCGCAAGCCGCCGCCGAGCAGCAATTATCGGGCGCCGTCGGCCGGCTCCTGGCACTGGGCGAGGCCTATCCCGATCTCAAGGCCAGCGCCAATTTCCAGCAGCTCCAGGTCGATCTCGGCAATGTCGAGGACAAGCTCGCGGCAGCCCGGCGCTTCTTCAACAATGCGGTCGGCGAATTCAACGCCGCGATCCAGGCCTTTCCCGCCGTGCTGTTTGCCCCGCAAATGGGCTTCACGCCGCGCGAGTTCTTCGATGTCGGCGAGGCGGCGCGGACCCAGCTCGATGCGCCGCCGACCGTGAAATTCTAG
- a CDS encoding ABC transporter ATP-binding protein, which produces MAHIVLDKASVELAVYNSRGRALKHELFRRTVGGGVEDRRDSSVQVVKALREVSFEARDGDRIGLIGGNGAGKTTLLRVLSRVYPPTGGRAEIEGRVSSLIDLSMGMDTDATGYENIIMRGVMLGLHRKQAEAITQDVEEFSELGEFLDLPIRTYSSGMMLRLAFAVSTAVQPDILILDEVIGVGDAAFAERAELRMHNMISNANIVFLASHSDETIKRFCNRTLWMKAGTLMADGTPEEVLAAYHADGHHAAGE; this is translated from the coding sequence ATGGCACATATCGTTCTGGACAAGGCGAGCGTCGAGCTCGCCGTCTATAATTCCCGCGGGCGAGCGCTCAAGCACGAACTCTTCCGCCGCACCGTCGGGGGTGGGGTGGAGGATCGGCGCGATTCCAGCGTCCAGGTCGTCAAGGCGCTGCGCGAGGTCAGCTTCGAGGCCAGGGATGGCGACCGGATCGGGCTCATCGGCGGCAATGGCGCCGGCAAAACCACGCTGCTGCGCGTTCTGAGCCGCGTCTATCCGCCGACCGGCGGGCGGGCCGAGATCGAGGGGCGCGTATCCTCGCTGATCGACCTCTCCATGGGGATGGACACCGATGCGACCGGCTATGAGAACATCATCATGCGCGGCGTCATGCTCGGCCTTCACCGCAAGCAGGCCGAGGCGATAACGCAGGATGTCGAGGAATTCAGCGAACTCGGCGAATTCCTCGACCTGCCGATCCGCACCTATTCCAGCGGCATGATGCTGCGCCTGGCATTCGCCGTCAGCACCGCGGTGCAACCCGACATCCTGATTCTGGACGAGGTGATCGGCGTGGGCGACGCCGCTTTCGCGGAGCGGGCCGAACTGCGCATGCACAACATGATCAGCAACGCCAATATCGTCTTCCTCGCATCCCACAGCGACGAGACGATCAAACGCTTCTGCAACCGGACGCTCTGGATGAAAGCCGGAACCCTCATGGCGGACGGAACGCCCGAGGAGGTTCTGGCCGCCTATCACGCCGACGGACATCACGCTGCCGGCGAATAA
- a CDS encoding ABC transporter permease, with amino-acid sequence MRFIALGTADVIGGFGSWRMWWMLAKNDVARRYRRSRIGQLWLTLSMAVTVLGMGLVYSLLFNIPIASYLPHVGVGLVLWGMIAGILTESCLSFTENENIMRQIALPRFTYLLRTIARNLFVFGHNLIILPVVFLACGTAINANMFLFLPGLLLVLANLAWAGYLLAILSARFRDIPQIIQSLIQVAFFVSPVVFKPAQLPPNHPVLILNPFASMLDVMREPLLGHLPSLTAYAILLGLLVVGWLVSLAFAGKYSHRVVYWL; translated from the coding sequence ATGCGATTTATCGCGCTCGGCACCGCCGATGTCATCGGCGGCTTCGGCTCTTGGCGCATGTGGTGGATGCTCGCAAAGAACGATGTCGCCCGCCGCTACCGGCGCTCGCGCATCGGGCAGCTTTGGCTGACGCTCAGCATGGCGGTCACCGTGCTGGGCATGGGCCTCGTCTACTCGCTGCTGTTCAACATACCGATCGCATCCTACCTACCCCATGTCGGCGTCGGGCTGGTGCTGTGGGGCATGATCGCCGGCATTCTGACCGAGAGCTGCCTGAGCTTCACCGAGAACGAGAACATCATGCGGCAGATCGCATTGCCGCGCTTCACCTACCTGCTGCGCACGATCGCCCGCAATCTTTTCGTCTTCGGCCACAACCTCATTATTCTCCCGGTCGTTTTCCTGGCTTGCGGAACGGCGATCAACGCGAACATGTTCCTGTTCCTGCCGGGTCTGCTCCTCGTGCTCGCCAACCTGGCATGGGCCGGCTATCTGCTCGCCATCCTGTCGGCACGTTTTCGCGATATCCCGCAGATCATTCAGAGCCTGATTCAGGTCGCGTTCTTTGTCTCGCCAGTGGTCTTCAAGCCTGCGCAGCTCCCCCCTAACCATCCGGTCCTGATCTTGAATCCGTTCGCCAGCATGCTCGATGTGATGCGCGAGCCCCTGCTCGGACACCTGCCCAGCCTCACCGCCTACGCCATCCTGCTTGGGCTCCTGGTCGTCGGATGGCTCGTTTCGCTGGCCTTCGCAGGCAAGTACTCACACCGCGTCGTCTACTGGCTCTGA
- a CDS encoding glycosyltransferase yields the protein MLRRSIESIRDQRFPGAYETLIVDDGSPVPIASLSSRIGSPSLVQEVRFVRAGRNGGLVHALNRGLACSHHPFIARLDADDKWLPGKIEKQFEQFLQDPDLTISATGMTLVTPAGKPLETHVRPGDWGGILNFFVEVGCPFPHGSVLARRDIYQLLGGYSHDPRTAHCEDYALWGIWLRFFKPAMVEEALYDYTVHARSVSALNGVQQQSGSTLVRETFCAVDAVNTVPGALQALAKAVGVTMLQAGILAYRMWRYRLTVWMPRGALEALALLMPDRDVAPAVSSDHRAITWEQVLAQPPSNGALREVAVRAA from the coding sequence TTGCTGCGTCGCTCGATCGAATCGATCCGCGATCAGCGTTTCCCGGGAGCCTATGAGACCCTGATCGTCGATGACGGCAGCCCCGTGCCGATCGCCAGCCTGTCCTCCCGGATCGGTTCGCCATCTCTTGTGCAGGAGGTCCGGTTTGTGCGGGCCGGCCGCAATGGCGGGCTTGTCCACGCCTTGAACCGTGGTCTTGCGTGCAGCCATCATCCCTTCATCGCGCGGCTGGATGCGGATGACAAATGGCTGCCGGGTAAGATCGAAAAGCAATTCGAGCAGTTCCTGCAGGATCCCGACCTGACGATTTCCGCGACGGGCATGACACTGGTGACGCCGGCAGGAAAGCCGCTCGAAACTCATGTGCGACCGGGCGACTGGGGTGGCATTCTGAACTTCTTTGTCGAGGTAGGCTGCCCCTTTCCTCATGGCAGCGTGCTTGCCCGGCGAGATATCTATCAATTGCTGGGCGGCTATTCCCATGACCCCAGGACCGCTCATTGCGAGGACTATGCGCTTTGGGGAATTTGGCTGCGCTTCTTCAAGCCCGCCATGGTTGAAGAAGCACTGTACGACTACACGGTCCACGCCCGGTCGGTCTCGGCGTTGAACGGCGTCCAGCAACAGAGCGGCTCGACGCTCGTGCGCGAGACGTTTTGCGCCGTCGATGCCGTCAACACCGTGCCCGGCGCGCTGCAGGCACTCGCGAAGGCTGTGGGCGTGACGATGCTCCAGGCCGGAATCCTGGCCTATCGGATGTGGCGATACCGGCTGACCGTATGGATGCCGCGAGGGGCGCTCGAAGCTCTGGCGCTTCTGATGCCCGATCGCGATGTCGCCCCCGCTGTTTCAAGCGATCATCGCGCAATCACCTGGGAACAGGTTCTTGCGCAGCCTCCATCCAACGGGGCTCTTCGCGAGGTGGCCGTCAGAGCGGCTTGA
- a CDS encoding lysylphosphatidylglycerol synthase transmembrane domain-containing protein — MNFKKLIIAAKLAVGVALIAFIFYKIDMAAITNAIYNANLSLFLLATGLLSVAVIFNAFRWVSISRKLSYAVEPKIAIIGYFEAMFFNQILPTGFGGDAIRIVRAYDSGIVAGWATIGVLIDRAFGLLAVGLMLLAALVNHSSQVATASTFPLIAACAALIVGGAAGAAGLGMVLRAEALPGWTRPFVALLKAFADVFRSPKGLGYIFVTLTASSCLTVASFMACASSLGVQVGWWDCAIILQGMVLASLIPISIGGWGLREGAAIILFGALGIGTEAAAATSILFGLVLTVVGLIGAAVWMFSGYRRVDLAARLNSIKSAEKT, encoded by the coding sequence ATGAATTTCAAGAAATTGATCATCGCGGCGAAATTAGCCGTCGGCGTCGCGCTAATCGCATTTATATTCTACAAAATCGACATGGCGGCTATAACGAATGCCATATATAACGCCAATTTATCGCTTTTTTTACTTGCTACAGGGCTCCTTTCCGTCGCGGTTATTTTTAATGCTTTTCGCTGGGTTTCTATCAGCCGCAAACTTTCGTATGCCGTCGAGCCTAAAATTGCGATCATCGGCTATTTCGAAGCCATGTTCTTCAACCAGATTCTTCCAACCGGCTTCGGCGGAGACGCCATTCGCATTGTCCGAGCCTATGATTCCGGCATTGTCGCAGGTTGGGCCACGATCGGCGTCCTGATCGACCGCGCCTTCGGACTGCTGGCCGTTGGGTTGATGTTGCTTGCGGCCCTCGTCAACCATAGCTCGCAGGTTGCGACAGCTTCGACATTTCCGCTGATCGCGGCCTGCGCCGCGCTCATCGTGGGTGGGGCCGCGGGAGCCGCCGGGCTGGGCATGGTCTTGCGGGCGGAAGCGCTTCCGGGCTGGACCCGCCCCTTCGTCGCCTTGTTGAAAGCCTTCGCCGATGTTTTTAGATCGCCCAAGGGGCTCGGCTATATCTTCGTCACCTTGACCGCGTCGAGCTGCCTGACAGTTGCGTCATTCATGGCCTGTGCGAGCAGCCTCGGTGTCCAGGTGGGCTGGTGGGACTGTGCCATCATTCTTCAGGGCATGGTGCTTGCCTCGTTGATCCCGATTTCGATCGGGGGATGGGGCCTTCGAGAGGGCGCCGCCATCATTCTCTTCGGCGCCTTGGGCATCGGTACCGAGGCAGCCGCCGCGACATCGATCCTCTTCGGCCTCGTCTTGACCGTGGTGGGCCTGATCGGGGCGGCGGTCTGGATGTTCAGCGGCTATCGCCGCGTCGATCTGGCGGCGCGCCTGAATTCCATCAAATCGGCTGAAAAGACCTGA
- a CDS encoding NAD-dependent epimerase/dehydratase family protein, translating to MTICIFGGTGFIGRHLCQELHARGIAACVVSRNPDRDFLSLHAPSVAALAADAPELPGVLESATVLVYLASNSLPASNPLDPSHEFGQAAQAAALMAKLRAVNPDCHVVFASSGGQVYGRGHEAPIPETAPPAPPTAYALGKLLMENMLTFFAQADQLGVTILRVANPVGRWQFDKGHGLVAAAIRSMNLGRPLTIFGDGRNMRDYFDVEQLVQLLARFDDTRFRPRGVFNIGSGHGMTECDVIALLETLTGRKLDLNFAPARPFDLRYAVLDIERARSQLGWNPETDLSKTVSRLLSQNRS from the coding sequence TTGACCATCTGCATCTTTGGTGGAACGGGCTTTATCGGCCGTCACCTGTGTCAGGAATTGCATGCCAGGGGCATTGCCGCCTGCGTGGTGTCTCGCAACCCCGACCGTGATTTCCTCTCCCTCCATGCGCCAAGCGTCGCAGCCTTGGCCGCCGATGCCCCGGAATTGCCGGGGGTGCTCGAAAGCGCGACGGTGCTGGTTTATCTCGCTTCGAACTCGCTTCCCGCGTCCAACCCTCTCGACCCTTCACATGAGTTCGGTCAGGCTGCGCAGGCCGCGGCCCTGATGGCGAAGTTGCGCGCCGTCAATCCAGATTGCCATGTCGTCTTCGCCTCCAGTGGCGGGCAGGTCTATGGGCGGGGGCATGAGGCTCCGATCCCCGAGACCGCACCGCCGGCGCCGCCCACAGCTTATGCGCTGGGGAAGTTGCTGATGGAGAACATGCTCACCTTCTTCGCGCAGGCCGACCAGCTGGGCGTCACGATACTAAGGGTCGCCAATCCGGTTGGGCGTTGGCAGTTTGACAAAGGGCACGGGCTCGTCGCGGCGGCTATTCGCAGTATGAACCTGGGACGCCCTCTCACGATTTTTGGCGATGGCCGGAATATGCGTGACTATTTCGATGTCGAGCAGCTCGTGCAATTGCTGGCTCGCTTCGATGATACGCGGTTTCGACCACGTGGTGTTTTCAATATCGGCTCCGGGCACGGCATGACGGAATGCGATGTCATCGCTTTGCTGGAGACTTTGACGGGCCGGAAACTCGATCTGAATTTTGCGCCGGCACGGCCTTTTGACCTGCGTTATGCGGTTCTCGACATTGAGCGCGCGCGATCGCAGTTGGGTTGGAATCCCGAAACCGACCTGTCCAAGACCGTCTCCAGGCTTCTCTCACAGAACCGGTCATAG